CGCGGACCGAAGGGCCGAGCAGGTCGACGGCGCGTTCCAGCATCCGGGCGCTGGACCAGGCCAGCGCGCTGGACGCCTCGATGCGGGCCGACGGGTTCCACCGGTCCATCGCCGCCCGGTAGACCTTCTCGCCGACGTTGTCCGCGCCTTGGGAGAACGGGAACACCGGCGCGGCCATCGAGAGCGTGGCCTCCTGCAGGTTGCGGTCGGCCGGATCGAACCCGGCCTGGCTGGCAGTGATCGCGATCGGCACGGTCAGGCCGACCGTGGCGCACGAACGTGCCGTGCGAGAGACGCCACCGGCATCGCCGGCGAACACCAAAGCCTGGGCGCCGGCGGTCTTCGCTGCCTGGCAGGCGGAGGTGAAGTCGTTCTGGGTCAGCGAGACCTGCGTCTGGTAAACGATCTGCATCCCGAACTTGGCGGCGTAGCCGTCCTTGTCCAGGGTGTCGCGGAACGCCGTGCAGGCGCTGGACTCGACGCAGTAGAAGATCGCGATCTTCTTGACGCCGCGGTCGCGCAACGACTGCACCGACCCGGCGAACTGGGCGCGCTCGTTGCCGCCCACCGGGAACAGGTCCGGGGACTGGTGCCAATCCGGGGTGACCTGGTCGCCACCGACGGCGGCGATGTTCATGCTCTCGACGCCCTTGCGGAACCCCGCGACGTCGAGCGGGGCGTAGCTGGCCACCAGCGCGACCGCGTTGCGCAGTTGCACCATCTCCTTGACCGCGGCCTCGCTGCGGGCCGGGTCGGAGGCGGTGTCCTTCTCGAACAGGGTGACCGGGTGGCAGCCCAGGCCCCCGCGGGCGTTGATCTCCCGCACCCACACCGGCAACGTGGCCAACGCGCCCTGGTTGTTGGCACCGACCAGTCCGCTGAACGCGCCGACCTGGCCGATGACGACCGGCGACCCGGCCCTGGTGCAGCCGACGGGGTTCCCTCCCGCTGCCGCCGCCGGTGCGACCGGCGCGGGCACGCCGGCCTTGGCCTGCTGGGCGGGGGCCGCGACCCGGCCGACCGTCGTTGCCTTCGCGGGCGCCGCGACCGGCGCCGGCGCGGACGCCGCGACGGGGCCGGCGACCGAGGCCGCTGCGACGCCCGGGGCGGCCGCAGCGTTTGCAACCGGTGCCGCCGACTGCGCGGACTCGAGCGCGGAGACCCGTCCGGCCAGTCCGCCGCCCTCGGCGGCGATCACCGCGGTCTGGTCCACGCGCGACCCGCCGCAGGCGGGCAGCGCGAGCGCCGCCACGGTCAGCACGACACCCAGGCGGATCACTCGGGTCCGCTGGTGGAACTTCATCGGATTCCCCTTCACGACAGCACCGCCTGCTGTGGCGTCGGCAGACCCGAAAGGCGGCCGGCGGCCGGTCCGCCGTGCCCCAGCCGGTGCGCGGAGTTGCGCAGGGCCTTCTCGAGCAGCACCGAGCCGCGGCCGGGCAGGTCGACCGCGGACAGTACGGCCGCGACGCCGAAGGCCAACTGGAACCACAGTGCGGTCCGTTCACCGTCCAGGTAGACCAGCGGGATCACGCTGATCGCCGGAGCGATCACGGCGGCCGACAATGTGCCCGCGCCGGCCAGCGACAGCACGGCCAGGATCAGCAATGAGTTCACGTAGTTGTACGAGTCGGCGCTGACCGAACCGAATATGCAGGCACCGAGCGCGCCGGACAGCGCCGCCAGCGCCGCGCTCAGGCAGAACACCAGCGTGCGGGTGATGTTGACGCCGGCGCCCAACGTGCTCAGGGCAACCGGGCTG
This portion of the Sporichthyaceae bacterium genome encodes:
- a CDS encoding ABC transporter substrate-binding protein; the encoded protein is MKFHQRTRVIRLGVVLTVAALALPACGGSRVDQTAVIAAEGGGLAGRVSALESAQSAAPVANAAAAPGVAAASVAGPVAASAPAPVAAPAKATTVGRVAAPAQQAKAGVPAPVAPAAAAGGNPVGCTRAGSPVVIGQVGAFSGLVGANNQGALATLPVWVREINARGGLGCHPVTLFEKDTASDPARSEAAVKEMVQLRNAVALVASYAPLDVAGFRKGVESMNIAAVGGDQVTPDWHQSPDLFPVGGNERAQFAGSVQSLRDRGVKKIAIFYCVESSACTAFRDTLDKDGYAAKFGMQIVYQTQVSLTQNDFTSACQAAKTAGAQALVFAGDAGGVSRTARSCATVGLTVPIAITASQAGFDPADRNLQEATLSMAAPVFPFSQGADNVGEKVYRAAMDRWNPSARIEASSALAWSSARMLERAVDLLGPSVRDIPLTRELIFKGLGLVKNETLGGLIPPTTYTAGEAHAPENFCYSPMAFDRRGFYAPRGTSFSCI